The proteins below come from a single Plantactinospora sp. KBS50 genomic window:
- a CDS encoding acyl-CoA thioesterase/bile acid-CoA:amino acid N-acyltransferase family protein, whose translation MMVRLTRPALAAPLAMPLTVLPLTVLLVAGCLGAAGGCAAPREGGPSIQVAAGPVLDSAGATIEVVAGAALVDTPLHIRVSGLRPAQRVSVQARITDGRNVEWQAGGSYSADRSGLLDLDHRAPCPGAYAGVDGMGLLWSMTPAPGYPEGTRFDPPRARVQLRLAVRSGERTIATRTVTRRWFAEGVTRRSLDPVADGLAGELYLPPAGSPRHSGVLLVGGAEGGRSREYDAALLASHGHPALALAYFGERGLPATLRDVPLEYFATAARRLAAEPAVAADGIVIDGASRGAEAALLTAQDHPDLVRGVILRSPSSDVHPGNPGPGVAWTRQGRPVPPGPIPVDRVAAPVLAIAGEADGVWDSARMAGQLMLRLDGAGVTARHRVLSYAEAGHAAGASPYLPGSAAVTDPISRLPVDPGGTPAGNAAAQVQSWAETLAFLDGTGRS comes from the coding sequence ATGATGGTGCGCCTCACCCGGCCCGCGCTCGCGGCGCCGCTGGCGATGCCGCTGACGGTGCTGCCGCTGACGGTGCTGCTGGTGGCGGGGTGTCTGGGCGCCGCCGGCGGGTGCGCCGCGCCGCGTGAGGGCGGCCCGAGCATCCAGGTGGCCGCCGGCCCGGTGCTGGACTCGGCCGGCGCGACCATCGAGGTGGTCGCGGGTGCGGCGCTGGTGGACACGCCGCTGCACATCCGGGTCTCCGGTCTGCGGCCCGCGCAACGGGTCAGCGTTCAGGCACGGATCACCGACGGCCGCAACGTCGAGTGGCAGGCCGGCGGCAGCTACTCGGCCGACCGGTCCGGCCTGCTGGACCTCGACCACCGGGCGCCCTGCCCCGGCGCGTACGCCGGGGTCGACGGCATGGGGCTGCTCTGGTCGATGACCCCGGCTCCGGGCTACCCCGAGGGCACCCGGTTCGACCCGCCGCGTGCGCGGGTGCAGCTGCGGCTCGCGGTCCGCAGCGGCGAGCGGACGATCGCCACGCGTACCGTCACCCGGCGGTGGTTCGCCGAGGGCGTGACCCGGCGGTCCCTCGACCCGGTCGCCGACGGCCTGGCCGGCGAGCTGTACCTGCCGCCGGCCGGCTCGCCCCGGCATAGCGGGGTGCTGCTGGTCGGCGGCGCCGAGGGCGGGCGGTCCCGGGAGTACGACGCCGCGCTGCTGGCCTCGCACGGCCACCCGGCGCTCGCGCTGGCCTACTTCGGTGAGCGCGGGCTGCCGGCGACGCTGCGGGACGTACCGCTGGAGTACTTCGCCACCGCGGCCCGGCGGCTGGCCGCGGAACCGGCGGTGGCGGCGGACGGGATCGTCATCGACGGCGCGTCCCGGGGCGCCGAGGCCGCGCTGCTGACCGCGCAGGACCATCCCGACCTGGTACGCGGGGTGATCCTGCGGTCGCCCAGTTCGGACGTGCACCCCGGGAACCCCGGGCCGGGCGTCGCGTGGACCCGGCAGGGCCGCCCGGTGCCGCCCGGGCCGATCCCGGTGGACCGGGTGGCGGCGCCGGTGCTGGCCATCGCCGGCGAGGCGGACGGGGTCTGGGACTCGGCCCGGATGGCGGGGCAGCTCATGCTCCGGCTCGACGGCGCGGGGGTCACCGCCCGGCACCGGGTGCTCAGTTACGCCGAGGCCGGGCACGCCGCCGGAGCCTCGCCCTACCTGCCCGGGTCCGCGGCGGTGACCGACCCGATCAGCCGCCTTCCGGTGGACCCGGGCGGCACTCCCGCGGGCAACGCCGCCGCGCAGGTGCAGAGCTGGGCGGAGACGCTCGCCTTCCTGGACGGCACCGGGCGGTCCTGA